The Pelodiscus sinensis isolate JC-2024 chromosome 10, ASM4963464v1, whole genome shotgun sequence genome has a segment encoding these proteins:
- the TRA2B gene encoding transformer-2 protein homolog beta isoform X2: MSDSGEQNYGERESRSASRSGSAHGSGKSARHTPARSRSKEDSRRSRSKSRSRSESRSRSRRSSRRHYTRSRSRSRSHRRSRSRSYSRDYRRRHSHSHSPMSTRRRHVGNRANPDPNCCLGVFGLSLYTTERDLREVFSKYGPIADVSIVYDQQSRRSRGFAFVYFENVDDAKEAKERANGMELDGRRIRVDFSITKRPHTPTPGIYMGRPTYGSSRRRDYYDRGYDRGYDDRDYYSRSYRTFLQWML; the protein is encoded by the exons ATGAGCGACAGCGGGGAGCAGAACTACGGCGAGCGG GAATCCCGTTCTGCTTCCAGAAGCGGAAGTGCTCATGGGTCTGGCAAGTCTGCAAGGCACACTCCGGCAAGATCTCGATCCAAGGAGGACTCAAGGCGATCCAGGTCAAAATCTAGATCCAGGTCTGAATCTAG ATCTAGATCAAGAAGGAGTTCTCGTAGACACTATACGAGATCACGCTCTCGTTCCCGCTCCCATAGGAGGTCCCGGAGCAGGTCTTACAGTCGGGATTACCGGCGACGACACAGTCACAGCCATTCCCCTATGTCTACTCGCAGACGTCATGTTGGAAACAGG GCAAATCCTGACCCAAACTGTTGTCTCGGTGTGTTTGGGCTGAGTCTGTACACCACAGAGAGGGACCTGAGAGAAGTGTTCTCCAAGTATGGCCCAATTGCTGATGTTTCCATTGTGTATGACCAGCAGTCGCGGCGTTCGAGAGGATTTGCATTtgtgtattttgaaaatgttgatgaTGCGAAGGAG GCTAAAGAGCGTGCCAATGGAATGGAACTTGATGGGAGAAGAATCCGAGTAGATTTCTCCATAACAAAGAGGCCTCACACCCCTACACCTGGAATCTACATGGGGAGACCAACTTA TGGCAGCTCCCGGCGAAGAGATTACTATGACAGAGGCTATGACCGAGGGTATGATGACCGTGACTATTACAGCAGATCTTACAG AACTTTCCTTCAATGGATGTTATAG
- the TRA2B gene encoding transformer-2 protein homolog beta isoform X1 — MSDSGEQNYGERESRSASRSGSAHGSGKSARHTPARSRSKEDSRRSRSKSRSRSESRSRSRRSSRRHYTRSRSRSRSHRRSRSRSYSRDYRRRHSHSHSPMSTRRRHVGNRANPDPNCCLGVFGLSLYTTERDLREVFSKYGPIADVSIVYDQQSRRSRGFAFVYFENVDDAKEAKERANGMELDGRRIRVDFSITKRPHTPTPGIYMGRPTYGSSRRRDYYDRGYDRGYDDRDYYSRSYRGGGGGGGGGGGWRAAQDRDQIYRRRSPSPYYSRGGYRSRSRSRSYSPRRY, encoded by the exons ATGAGCGACAGCGGGGAGCAGAACTACGGCGAGCGG GAATCCCGTTCTGCTTCCAGAAGCGGAAGTGCTCATGGGTCTGGCAAGTCTGCAAGGCACACTCCGGCAAGATCTCGATCCAAGGAGGACTCAAGGCGATCCAGGTCAAAATCTAGATCCAGGTCTGAATCTAG ATCTAGATCAAGAAGGAGTTCTCGTAGACACTATACGAGATCACGCTCTCGTTCCCGCTCCCATAGGAGGTCCCGGAGCAGGTCTTACAGTCGGGATTACCGGCGACGACACAGTCACAGCCATTCCCCTATGTCTACTCGCAGACGTCATGTTGGAAACAGG GCAAATCCTGACCCAAACTGTTGTCTCGGTGTGTTTGGGCTGAGTCTGTACACCACAGAGAGGGACCTGAGAGAAGTGTTCTCCAAGTATGGCCCAATTGCTGATGTTTCCATTGTGTATGACCAGCAGTCGCGGCGTTCGAGAGGATTTGCATTtgtgtattttgaaaatgttgatgaTGCGAAGGAG GCTAAAGAGCGTGCCAATGGAATGGAACTTGATGGGAGAAGAATCCGAGTAGATTTCTCCATAACAAAGAGGCCTCACACCCCTACACCTGGAATCTACATGGGGAGACCAACTTA TGGCAGCTCCCGGCGAAGAGATTACTATGACAGAGGCTATGACCGAGGGTATGATGACCGTGACTATTACAGCAGATCTTACAG AGGAGGTggcggcggtggcggcggcggcggaggaTGGAGAGCTGCCCAAGATAGGGATCAGATCTACAG GAGAAGATCACCATCCCCATACTACAGCCGAGGAGGTTACAGATCTCGCTCCAGATCTCGATCCTATTCACCTC GTCGCTATTGA